The genomic region TGATGTGCTGTACCACGAATCTACTTTTTTACAGGAGCAGCTTAAATTAACAGATCCTACTAAACATAGCACTGCAATGCAGGCTGCGACGATAGCTAAACAAGCTAATGTAAAACAACTTATTTTAGGACATTACTCTACTCGATATCCTGATATTAAACTATTTAAAATTGAAGCCGAGCAGGTCTTTCCTAATGTTTTACTGGCTGAAGATGGTAAGACGCTGGAATTTTAATACGTAATTCAGAGAATTCAATTTTATTTAAAATTATAAGTGATTTACTGAATTTCTATCTGCTTATAGGTAATTAATAGTTTGTTCCAATCTTCCTTAAAAATTGATATAAACATGGTCAATTTTTTTCGGCTTTATTTTTAAAACTTGTAAATTGCAGTAGACAAGAAAAGCTTGTAAATTCTATAGAATATTACGTAAAAGCGCTCTGAACGAAATTTCGATTAAAGTTTAAAAAAACTTTTTTAGAAGAGTTAAAAATATATAACCATGAGTAGGAATCTGCAGGATTATAGACAATCTTATGAAAAAAGTGAATTGTTAGAAAACAATATTTCTGATAATCCATTCGAATTATTTGAACGATGGTTTAATGAGACCGAAGTGGAAGGCGGTGCAGGAGAAGTAAATGCAATGACGATTGCTACGATAGGCTTAAACGGTTTTCCGAAATCGAGGGTTGTTCTTTTAAAATCGTATGATTCTGAAGGCTTTATTTTCTACACTAATTTTAATTCAGAAAAAGGAAAAGCCATAGCTATTAATCCAAATGTTTGTTTATCATTTTTCTGGCCTTCTACAGAGCGACAGGTAATTATACAGGGAGTAGTGGAAAAGGTTGATGATGAAACGGCGACCGAATATTATCATTCCCGCCCAAGGGGGAGTCAGCTAGGCGCATGGGCATCTCCGCAAAGCTCTGAAATTGCTTCGCGAGAAGTGTTAGAAAATAACTTGGCGCAAGTTGAACTTAAGTATAAAGATCATGAAGTACCTAAACCAGAGAACTGGGGTGGATATATTGTAAAACCTGTAAATATAGAGTTTTGGCAGGGGCGCCAAAATAGATTACACGATCGTATTATTTTTAATAAAGAAGAAGCTCAATGGAACTCTAAACGTTTAGCTCCTTAATTATGAAACGATTAATTGTAGTAAGACATGGTAAATCTTCCTGGAAGCATCAAGTACCGGATGATGAAAGACCTTTGAAAAAGAGAGCACTAAAAGATGCCAAGGCAGTTTTAGGAATTTTTGATACTTTCTTTAAACAGAATATAGATTCCGATTCTGCTATGTTTTGGAGTAGTCCTGCTACAAGAGCCCACGAGACTGCGAAGATCTTCAAAAAAAAATTAGGAATTAAAGATGAAAATTTTCAGGTAAAAAAAGCATTATATACTTTTAATAGCAGGGAACTGAAAAACATTATTTGTTCAGCTCCAAATTCAATAGAAACGCTTGTCGTTTTTTCGCATAATCCCGGGATAACCAATTTGGTAAATGCTATGGGAGATCGCAAATTTGATAATATTCCAACGACCGGCTTGTGTGTTATAGATTTTGAAGATTCTAATTGGGATACTATAACTTCAGGCAAGACCTTACTAACCCTTTTTCCAAAGAATTTACGCTAAAGCATGCAGGAAAATAAATACATCAATCGAGAATTAAGCTGGCTTCAGTTTAACACCCGAGTTTTACAAGAGGCTGAAGATGAAACCGTACCCTTAATAGAAAGACTGCGATTTTTAGGGATTTTTAGTAATAATTTAGATGAGTTTTTTAAAGTTCGTTATGCTACGGTAAAGCGTATCGATCTTGCCGGGAAAGCAGGGAAAAGCGCGCTAGGTGGTATGAAGGCCAGCAAACTTTTGGAAGATATCACTAAGGTTGTTATTAAACAGCAGTCTGAAAGTTTAAAGATTTTAGATAAGATACAACAACGACTACGTGAGGAACATGGCATTTGTGTGATCAATGAAAAAGAAGTGTCTGAATCCCAGCAGAAATTTGTTAAAGATTATTTTCTTTCTCAGGTAAGTCCGGCATTGGTAACCATCGTACTTAACGATTTAGAAGAACTACCTAGTTTAAAAGATAGTGCTGCTTATCTGGCTGTAACGATGGAAATGAAAGCTTCTAAACCGGCAGGTAAAATTTCCAAACTGGTAAAAAGTACTACAAATGAGCGTAAATATGTGCTTATTGAAATTCCACGAAGTATAGAGCGATTTGTGGTTTTACCATCAGAAGATGAAAAAAAATATATTATCATTCTAGACGATTTAATTCGGTATAACTTAAATAGTATCTTCAATATTTTTGAATACGAGACTATTTCTGCCCATATGATTAAAATAACAAGAGATGCCGAATTAGATATTGATAGCGACCTTAGTAAAAGTTTTATCGAAAAGATTTCTGAAAGTGTAAAAGATCGAATTAAGGGGGATCCTGTTCGTTTTGTTTACGATAAAAATATCGATAAGGCAACGCTTAATTATCTTATGAATAAAATGGGCATAGATCATGCAGATAGTATTATTCCCGGCGGGCGTTACCATAATCGCCGTGATTATATGGGGTTTCCAAGATTGGGGAGCAAAGAATTACTTTATGATACTAAAGAAGCACTACCTATTCCCGGTCTGGCATTGCAAACAAGTTTGATACAGGGTACCGGTAAAAAAGATCATATGCTTTATGCACCTTACCAAAGTTTCTCTTATGTGGTTAAATTTTTACGTGAGGCTGCGCTAGATCCAAAAGTAAAAACCATAAAAATTACCATATATCGTTTAGCAAAAATTTCTCACATCGCAAGTTCATTGATTAATGCCGTAAAAAACGGTAAAAAGGTTTTGGTTCAAATAGAGCTTAGAGCACGTTTTGATGAAGCCGCAAACATTAAGTATGCTGAACAAATGCAACGGGAAGGGGTGAAGCTTATTTTTGGGGTACCTGGATTAAAAGTTCACTGTAAGACCTGTGTGATTGAACGTGAAGAAAACAACGGGAAATTAAAAAAATATGGGTTTATAAGTACCGGTAATTTCAATGAGTCCACCTCAAAAATTTATACCGATTATACACTTTTTACAGCAAATCAGGAGATTTTAAAAGAAGTAAATAAGGTTTTCGACTTTTTTGAAACCAATTATAAAGTGAGTAAATACAGGCATCTAATCGTTTCACCACATTATACTCGTGCAGTTTTAACAAAACTCATTCAAAATGAAATCGATAATCAGCTTGAAGGTAAACCTTCAGGGATTAAACTGAAGTTAAACAGTCTTTCAGATTATCCCATGATCGATAAATTATACCAGGCCAGTAGGGCAGGAGTAAAAATTAAATTGATTGTTAGAGGAATTAATTGTTTAATTCCCGGTGTACCAGGAATGAGCGAGAATATAGAAGCGATTAGCGTTGTAGATAAATTTTTGGAACATCCAAGAGTGTATATTTTTGAGAATGCAACGAATCCAAGGGTTTATATTTCTTCGGCCGATTTAATGTCCAGAAACCTGGATAACCGAGTAGAAATTGCTTGTCCTATATACGATAAAGATATAAAACAGGAAGTAATCGATGGCTTTGAAATTAGTTGGAGTGATAATGTAAAAGCGCGCGTTTTTTCAGAAAAACAAAATAATGCTTATCGCAAAAAAACAAAGCCAAGAGTGCGATCTCAGGAAGCGCTTTACGATTATTACTTAAATAAAAACGAAAATTACAGGAAGTGATAGTACAAAAGAATTTTGCAGCGATAGATATAGGATCTAATGCCATTAGATTATTGGTTTCTACCATTACCGAAAAGGAGGGCATGGAAACCAGTTTTAGGAAGACCTCTTTAGTACGCGTGCCCATAAGATTGGGAGCAGACGTTTTTTTAAAACAAAGTATTTCTGAAAATAACCGTGATCGTATGGTAGATGCCATGCATGCTTTTAGCCTGTTAATGAAAGCTCATGGTGTTGAAAAATATAAAGCTTGTGCTACTTCTGCAATGCGAGAGGCAAAAAATGCTGATGAGGTTACTGAAGTTATAAAAAAGAGAACGGGAATAGAAATTGAAATTATCGATGGCTCACATGAAGCTGCCATTATTGCCGCTACAGATTTACATGCATTAATTCAGGATGATCATAATTATCTATATGTAGATGTTGGTGGGGGAAGTACAGAGTATACACTTTATAGCAATGGAAAATCTATAGCTTCAAGATCTTTTAAAGTAGGTACTGTGCGATTATTAAACGATCTGGTAGAGAACAAAACCTGGCGCGAAATGGAGGCCTGGGTTCGTGAAACTACAAAAGGTTATCCAGATATTAGTCTTATAGGATCTGGAGGGAATATTAATAATATTTTTAAGACCAGCGGTAAAAAAGAAGGAAAGCCATTAAGTCTTGCTTATCTTAAGAAGTATGACGAATTGCTTAATAGTTATACTTATGAGGAAAGGATTATCGAGTTAGATTTAAAGAACGATCGTGCAGATGTAATTATACCTGCCTCAAGAATTTATCTGAATTCTATGAAATGGGCCAGGGCAAATCAAATATATGTGCCTAAAATTGGTTTGGCAGATGGAATAATTAAGTCCATGTACCAGTCTAACTAATATGAAATCAATGCTATAAAAAGAAAAAGCTGGTGAATTTACCAGCTTTTTTTGATAATTTTTTAACCGTGGATGGTTTCTTTATTTCCTAATCCCTGGATCATTTTACCTTCAAATTCTAAAAGATCGTTCCACTTTTTGTCAACTACTTCACGGTCTCCATATTTTCTGGCAAATTTTAA from Zunongwangia profunda SM-A87 harbors:
- the pdxH gene encoding pyridoxamine 5'-phosphate oxidase — protein: MSRNLQDYRQSYEKSELLENNISDNPFELFERWFNETEVEGGAGEVNAMTIATIGLNGFPKSRVVLLKSYDSEGFIFYTNFNSEKGKAIAINPNVCLSFFWPSTERQVIIQGVVEKVDDETATEYYHSRPRGSQLGAWASPQSSEIASREVLENNLAQVELKYKDHEVPKPENWGGYIVKPVNIEFWQGRQNRLHDRIIFNKEEAQWNSKRLAP
- a CDS encoding SixA phosphatase family protein, whose amino-acid sequence is MKRLIVVRHGKSSWKHQVPDDERPLKKRALKDAKAVLGIFDTFFKQNIDSDSAMFWSSPATRAHETAKIFKKKLGIKDENFQVKKALYTFNSRELKNIICSAPNSIETLVVFSHNPGITNLVNAMGDRKFDNIPTTGLCVIDFEDSNWDTITSGKTLLTLFPKNLR
- the ppk1 gene encoding polyphosphate kinase 1, whose product is MQENKYINRELSWLQFNTRVLQEAEDETVPLIERLRFLGIFSNNLDEFFKVRYATVKRIDLAGKAGKSALGGMKASKLLEDITKVVIKQQSESLKILDKIQQRLREEHGICVINEKEVSESQQKFVKDYFLSQVSPALVTIVLNDLEELPSLKDSAAYLAVTMEMKASKPAGKISKLVKSTTNERKYVLIEIPRSIERFVVLPSEDEKKYIIILDDLIRYNLNSIFNIFEYETISAHMIKITRDAELDIDSDLSKSFIEKISESVKDRIKGDPVRFVYDKNIDKATLNYLMNKMGIDHADSIIPGGRYHNRRDYMGFPRLGSKELLYDTKEALPIPGLALQTSLIQGTGKKDHMLYAPYQSFSYVVKFLREAALDPKVKTIKITIYRLAKISHIASSLINAVKNGKKVLVQIELRARFDEAANIKYAEQMQREGVKLIFGVPGLKVHCKTCVIEREENNGKLKKYGFISTGNFNESTSKIYTDYTLFTANQEILKEVNKVFDFFETNYKVSKYRHLIVSPHYTRAVLTKLIQNEIDNQLEGKPSGIKLKLNSLSDYPMIDKLYQASRAGVKIKLIVRGINCLIPGVPGMSENIEAISVVDKFLEHPRVYIFENATNPRVYISSADLMSRNLDNRVEIACPIYDKDIKQEVIDGFEISWSDNVKARVFSEKQNNAYRKKTKPRVRSQEALYDYYLNKNENYRK
- a CDS encoding Ppx/GppA phosphatase family protein, producing the protein MIVQKNFAAIDIGSNAIRLLVSTITEKEGMETSFRKTSLVRVPIRLGADVFLKQSISENNRDRMVDAMHAFSLLMKAHGVEKYKACATSAMREAKNADEVTEVIKKRTGIEIEIIDGSHEAAIIAATDLHALIQDDHNYLYVDVGGGSTEYTLYSNGKSIASRSFKVGTVRLLNDLVENKTWREMEAWVRETTKGYPDISLIGSGGNINNIFKTSGKKEGKPLSLAYLKKYDELLNSYTYEERIIELDLKNDRADVIIPASRIYLNSMKWARANQIYVPKIGLADGIIKSMYQSN